A single region of the Undibacterium piscinae genome encodes:
- a CDS encoding GNAT family N-acetyltransferase has translation MDWDELSALYSAAPLGDKKAANLKTVFSNSMFKCFAYENGRLAGAGRVLADGVDCAYICDVVVLPSHQGTGLGKAIVDQLLEWSRGHKKIILYSVPGKEPFYRKFGFLRMKTAMAIFENQQQQLERGYLSAD, from the coding sequence ATTGACTGGGATGAGCTTTCGGCGCTGTATAGCGCCGCGCCCCTCGGAGATAAGAAGGCCGCGAATCTTAAGACAGTTTTCTCCAATAGCATGTTCAAGTGCTTCGCGTACGAGAATGGCAGGCTCGCTGGCGCAGGAAGGGTACTGGCTGACGGCGTTGACTGCGCTTACATCTGCGATGTCGTCGTTCTTCCCAGCCATCAAGGAACAGGTCTTGGCAAGGCCATCGTCGATCAGCTGCTTGAGTGGTCCCGGGGGCACAAGAAGATCATTCTTTACTCAGTGCCGGGCAAAGAGCCGTTCTATAGAAAATTCGGTTTCCTGCGCATGAAGACGGCCATGGCCATCTTCGAGAACCAGCAACAACAATTGGAGCGAGGCTACCTCAGCGCGGACTAA
- a CDS encoding ABC transporter ATP-binding protein yields the protein MNPVVLKNVAKIYQLDAVAVPALTDINLEIRPNCFTVISGPSGSGKTTLLNLIGCIDRPDQGQVIVAGRDINSMSDDALSDFRARHLGFIFQNFNLLPVLSTYENIEYPLLLTKMPASERRQRVLALLEAVGLSDRAQNRPGQLSGGQRQRVAIARALATSPKLVLADEPTANLDSQTGAAIIALMRKMQREHQVSFVFSSHDPQVQAEADDAIFIRDGRITHTEQRNLSNAAVATGATA from the coding sequence ATGAATCCCGTAGTTCTCAAGAACGTCGCCAAGATTTACCAACTCGATGCGGTCGCCGTCCCGGCCTTAACCGACATCAATCTGGAAATCCGCCCCAATTGCTTCACCGTCATTTCCGGCCCCTCCGGCAGCGGCAAGACCACCTTACTCAATCTGATCGGCTGCATAGACCGACCTGATCAGGGTCAGGTGATCGTGGCAGGACGAGATATCAACAGCATGTCGGATGATGCCTTGTCAGATTTCCGCGCCCGCCATCTGGGCTTTATCTTCCAGAACTTCAACTTATTACCGGTGCTAAGCACTTATGAAAATATCGAATACCCGCTGCTCCTGACCAAGATGCCGGCAAGCGAGCGCAGGCAACGCGTGCTGGCGCTGCTGGAGGCGGTAGGTTTATCGGATAGAGCGCAAAACCGCCCCGGCCAATTATCCGGTGGTCAGCGTCAGCGCGTGGCGATTGCGCGTGCGCTGGCGACTTCGCCGAAACTGGTGCTGGCCGACGAACCCACCGCCAATCTCGATAGCCAGACCGGTGCCGCCATCATCGCCTTAATGCGCAAGATGCAGCGCGAACATCAGGTCTCGTTTGTGTTTTCTTCGCATGATCCGCAAGTGCAGGCCGAGGCCGACGATGCCATCTTTATCCGCGATGGCCGCATTACTCACACAGAACAGCGCAATCTAAGCAACGCTGCAGTTGCCACCGGAGCCACCGCATGA
- a CDS encoding AraC family transcriptional regulator, giving the protein MSIHVFPPHPKLAKLIMHILVLELDACESYIPASLSPSVMVLIRGGVQVEQADGSLLTVPRCILRGPFNQAVHSFSAPKTLSISVGVRPGMLHQATGIFPASVLSGYLPLEQVTDPMRVRRLLAAMDEPREIADYVTLFQDFLLETLDHQKKPSMGASFLAAHQKMFSPLLDLSLYFGIGERQLERRMREAFGVNLRDARRVVRFGWSLLRIIGMPVGWGDLTRIAHDSGYYDQAHMHKEYLELAGISPIALLQKIASDDPAYWLYRLSEQDTKNLFLPV; this is encoded by the coding sequence ATGTCCATCCACGTTTTTCCGCCACACCCGAAACTGGCCAAGCTGATCATGCATATCCTGGTGCTGGAACTGGATGCCTGTGAATCATATATTCCGGCCAGTCTGTCGCCGTCAGTGATGGTACTGATACGCGGTGGTGTGCAGGTGGAGCAAGCAGACGGTAGCCTGCTGACGGTGCCGCGCTGCATTTTGCGTGGTCCTTTCAATCAAGCGGTGCACTCCTTTTCTGCACCGAAAACCCTGTCAATCTCGGTCGGTGTGCGGCCGGGCATGCTGCATCAGGCTACCGGCATTTTCCCTGCCTCGGTGCTATCTGGCTATCTGCCGCTGGAGCAAGTGACTGATCCCATGCGCGTCAGGCGCTTGCTCGCTGCCATGGATGAGCCACGTGAAATTGCCGACTACGTCACTTTGTTTCAGGATTTTTTGCTGGAGACGCTGGATCATCAGAAAAAGCCCAGCATGGGAGCGAGTTTTCTGGCGGCGCATCAAAAGATGTTCTCGCCGCTGCTCGATTTATCACTGTATTTCGGCATAGGTGAGCGGCAACTGGAGCGCCGCATGCGCGAAGCCTTTGGCGTGAACTTGCGCGATGCCCGCCGCGTGGTGCGTTTTGGCTGGTCTTTACTGCGCATCATAGGGATGCCGGTGGGCTGGGGCGACCTGACCCGTATCGCGCACGATTCCGGCTATTACGATCAGGCCCATATGCATAAGGAATATCTGGAGCTGGCCGGGATTTCACCGATCGCCCTGTTGCAAAAAATTGCCAGCGATGATCCCGCCTATTGGCTGTACCGACTCAGTGAACAAGATACAAAAAACCTCTTTTTACCGGTCTGA
- a CDS encoding ABC transporter permease — translation MKTLSLALRNLLRNRRRSLTTLLAMIIGLVTILVFGGYSRNVIFAMQTGYVQLHGHLQIQRKDYFLYGSGNPAAYGIADYQHLIDQVKQDPVLSTMLLMVTPKLQLGGIAGNFAAGVSKNVIASGVLVDDQNKMRLWDDYGSASYTPQIALAGTSQDAVVIGTGVARMLQLCAPLKIANCSQAAPTTASATAPASDSAATTVNGVLADDIAALSALETNPEPGKSATSIEMLAANLHGAPNVAGLNVIKAENWGLKEFDDSYMVMHLAQAQRLIFGAAAPQVTAIQIQLQHTAQIPIARERLEEILKNSNTSMELLSFEELAPIYGQTIQFFDSVFGFIATLIGVIVLFTVGNTMSMAVVERTTEIGTLRAIGQRRGGIRRLFVCEGMLLGVIGASLGVLAALLIAYLINHAGLSWTPPGYVYAYPLKVRIWGDPGLILGSASGLLVVAAISAWWPAKRAANMMIVDALRHV, via the coding sequence ATGAAGACCCTGTCACTGGCCCTGCGTAATTTACTGCGTAACCGCCGCCGTTCCCTGACCACTTTACTGGCCATGATCATCGGCCTGGTCACCATCCTGGTATTCGGTGGCTATAGCCGTAACGTGATTTTTGCGATGCAAACCGGCTATGTGCAATTGCACGGCCATCTACAAATCCAGCGCAAGGATTATTTCTTATACGGCAGCGGCAACCCTGCTGCGTATGGCATCGCTGATTACCAGCACCTGATCGATCAGGTCAAACAAGATCCTGTGCTTTCAACTATGCTGCTCATGGTCACCCCTAAGCTGCAACTGGGCGGCATCGCCGGAAATTTTGCCGCCGGAGTCTCGAAGAATGTGATCGCCAGCGGAGTCTTGGTCGACGATCAAAACAAGATGCGCCTGTGGGACGATTACGGCAGCGCCAGCTACACGCCGCAAATCGCACTGGCCGGCACCAGCCAGGATGCGGTCGTAATAGGCACAGGCGTTGCGCGTATGCTGCAACTATGCGCTCCGCTCAAGATTGCCAATTGCAGCCAAGCGGCACCCACGACAGCTAGCGCCACCGCACCAGCATCTGATTCTGCTGCAACAACTGTGAATGGCGTGCTGGCAGATGACATCGCCGCGCTCTCCGCGCTCGAAACTAATCCTGAACCAGGCAAGAGCGCCACCAGCATAGAGATGCTCGCCGCCAATCTGCATGGTGCGCCCAATGTCGCCGGCCTGAACGTGATCAAGGCAGAAAACTGGGGTCTGAAGGAATTCGATGACAGCTACATGGTCATGCATCTAGCGCAAGCGCAAAGACTGATCTTCGGTGCCGCTGCGCCGCAGGTAACCGCGATACAGATACAGCTACAACATACGGCGCAAATCCCTATCGCCAGAGAACGCCTTGAGGAAATACTGAAGAACAGCAACACGTCTATGGAACTGCTCAGCTTTGAAGAACTTGCACCGATTTACGGCCAGACCATACAATTCTTTGATTCGGTATTTGGCTTTATCGCCACCTTAATCGGAGTGATCGTACTGTTCACGGTCGGCAATACCATGAGCATGGCAGTGGTTGAACGCACCACTGAGATCGGTACCTTACGCGCTATCGGCCAACGCCGTGGCGGAATCCGCCGGCTATTTGTCTGCGAAGGCATGCTGCTGGGAGTAATAGGCGCCAGCCTCGGTGTGTTGGCGGCCTTGCTGATCGCCTACCTGATCAACCATGCCGGACTAAGCTGGACACCGCCCGGCTATGTCTACGCCTATCCGCTCAAGGTCAGGATATGGGGCGATCCGGGCTTGATCCTTGGCAGCGCCAGCGGCCTGTTGGTGGTCGCGGCAATCTCCGCCTGGTGGCCCGCCAAGCGCGCCGCCAACATGATGATAGTCGATGCCCTGCGTCACGTTTAG
- a CDS encoding HAD family phosphatase, whose protein sequence is MTLYVSDLDGTLLDRNGKLSEFSRAGLTSLLEQGLLFTVASARHVSSIRSILGDLPLQLPVISGNGAYIGNMGSDRHELVHAMEPALAQSLFALIRSLNLMPFFSTHNGIIDQLYYQTAQNEGQQRFVEERLRNADPRLRHTTRLQDQLHDPVVTFVIIEREAPLLALQAEIEALCGDAVETHLADDLYLPGWPWLTVHDRRATKDQAIKTLADRYGLHEREIVVFGDHVNDVSMLRAAHRGIAMENAIAAVKQEAHTVIGPHYEDSVLRFIDGDWRR, encoded by the coding sequence ATGACGCTGTATGTATCCGATCTCGATGGAACCTTGCTTGATCGCAATGGCAAGCTTTCTGAGTTTAGTCGCGCCGGTTTGACTAGTTTGCTGGAGCAAGGCTTGCTGTTTACGGTCGCCAGCGCGCGGCATGTTTCGTCTATCCGCAGCATACTTGGCGATCTGCCCTTGCAGTTGCCGGTCATTTCCGGCAATGGCGCGTATATCGGTAACATGGGCAGCGATAGGCATGAGTTGGTGCATGCGATGGAACCGGCGTTGGCGCAGTCACTTTTTGCACTGATACGGAGCCTGAACCTGATGCCGTTTTTCTCCACGCATAACGGCATCATTGATCAATTGTATTACCAGACTGCGCAGAATGAGGGGCAGCAACGCTTTGTCGAAGAGCGTCTGCGTAATGCCGATCCACGCCTGCGCCATACCACACGCTTGCAGGATCAATTGCACGATCCGGTGGTCACCTTCGTGATTATCGAGCGGGAAGCGCCGCTGCTGGCGCTGCAAGCCGAGATTGAGGCCTTGTGCGGTGATGCGGTAGAAACCCATCTGGCTGATGACCTGTATTTACCCGGTTGGCCCTGGCTGACCGTACATGACAGGCGTGCCACCAAGGATCAGGCCATCAAGACCCTGGCGGATCGTTATGGTCTGCATGAACGCGAGATCGTGGTGTTTGGCGATCATGTGAATGATGTCAGTATGCTGCGTGCGGCCCATCGCGGAATCGCCATGGAAAATGCGATCGCCGCCGTCAAGCAGGAAGCCCACACCGTCATCGGCCCGCATTACGAAGATAGTGTGTTGCGTTTTATCGATGGCGACTGGCGGCGTTAG
- a CDS encoding prolyl oligopeptidase family serine peptidase codes for MPSRHAFPPITNSPLSACLRPLLLCAALVALAPASAAASTATTAAGQAGSNGMLSLEMLYHPTSKLKFDATPLTRLSWDKQDRLIESQVKDGAVQLFVVNTQTWEKQALSADGNLLALLKTAGIEEQEAVKIAGQLALQVSPEISAYIFSYKNDLWLLDLQHKLARALTNTPDIAEDEALLSPDFKSVAYLKGNDLYLTDLASARETRLTTGGSDTVFNGRLDWVYQEEVYGRGSFRAFYWSPDSRQIAFLSLDESQVPVYTLSGDHAQPIKSNLTRYPKAGDPNPLARLGVVDLQAKVRWTADPYPGKESLIVQVGWSPDGKLLAAWQDRVQTWLDLRMYDKNDQSQLVLRETSPAWTERLPLPHFLKDGSFIWESDRTGHRHLYRYEAHQQNYRLTGAITRGDWDVRQVHGIDETKRQVLFSANERNPIGNDLYTASLDSAKLQRLTTASGTHKVRWNSTYTHYLDSWSSLTQTPKQGLFSASGELLKLSDDSGVPETMQGLKLASVSQQQIKARDGFMLESLLFLPPDFDPKKKYPVYQHLYAGPMAPQVIDRWNSNLWHHFLAQQGYIVWVLDNRSASNKGVASAWPIHKKLGQLELQDQLDGLEWLRQQAWADMDRIALNGWSYGGYFTSYAMTHSKAWKIGLVGAPVTDFRLYDSIYTERYMGLPKDNAKGYDQGSVLKAAKDLSGKILIMHGTMDDNVHPQNSIMLIDELIKAGKDYSLQLYPGNDHGVRGDWQTWSLQKAKWEFLKNNL; via the coding sequence ATGCCATCAAGACACGCTTTCCCTCCCATCACAAACTCTCCGCTTTCCGCTTGCCTGCGCCCCCTGCTACTGTGCGCAGCACTGGTGGCGCTAGCTCCGGCTAGCGCGGCGGCTAGCACTGCAACTACTGCGGCCGGCCAGGCTGGTAGCAACGGTATGCTCAGCCTGGAAATGCTGTATCACCCGACCAGCAAACTCAAGTTTGACGCTACGCCGCTGACGCGTTTGTCATGGGACAAACAAGACCGCCTGATCGAATCCCAGGTTAAGGATGGCGCAGTGCAGTTATTCGTGGTGAACACCCAGACCTGGGAAAAACAAGCCCTGAGCGCAGATGGCAATCTGCTGGCGCTACTCAAAACGGCCGGCATCGAAGAGCAAGAGGCGGTCAAGATCGCCGGACAACTCGCGCTTCAGGTCAGCCCGGAAATCAGCGCCTACATTTTTAGCTACAAGAACGATCTGTGGCTACTTGATCTGCAGCATAAGCTGGCACGCGCCTTAACCAATACACCGGATATAGCGGAAGACGAAGCGCTACTGTCGCCCGATTTCAAATCAGTCGCCTACCTGAAAGGCAATGATCTGTACCTGACCGATCTGGCCAGCGCACGCGAAACCCGCCTGACCACGGGCGGCAGCGACACCGTATTTAACGGCAGGCTCGATTGGGTCTATCAGGAAGAAGTCTACGGACGCGGTTCATTCCGCGCCTTCTACTGGTCACCGGATTCCAGACAGATCGCCTTCCTCAGCCTGGACGAAAGCCAGGTACCGGTCTACACCTTATCGGGCGACCATGCGCAACCGATCAAGAGCAACCTGACCCGCTATCCAAAAGCCGGTGACCCCAATCCGCTGGCCAGACTAGGTGTAGTGGATTTACAGGCGAAAGTGCGCTGGACCGCCGATCCGTATCCGGGCAAGGAAAGCCTGATCGTCCAAGTAGGCTGGAGCCCGGACGGCAAGTTGCTGGCAGCCTGGCAAGACCGCGTACAAACCTGGCTGGATTTACGCATGTATGACAAAAACGACCAAAGCCAACTGGTGCTGCGCGAAACCAGTCCGGCCTGGACCGAACGTCTGCCGCTGCCACATTTCCTCAAGGATGGCAGTTTCATCTGGGAATCTGACCGCACCGGCCATCGTCACCTCTACCGCTATGAAGCCCACCAGCAAAATTACCGGCTCACAGGCGCCATCACCCGGGGTGACTGGGATGTGCGCCAGGTCCATGGCATAGACGAAACCAAGCGTCAGGTCTTGTTCTCCGCCAATGAACGCAACCCCATCGGTAATGACCTCTACACCGCCAGCCTCGACAGCGCCAAATTGCAAAGACTGACGACCGCAAGCGGCACTCACAAAGTGCGCTGGAATTCGACCTATACCCACTATCTCGATAGCTGGAGTAGCCTGACACAGACCCCGAAACAAGGTTTGTTCAGCGCCAGCGGCGAACTGCTCAAGTTAAGCGACGACAGCGGCGTACCGGAAACGATGCAAGGTTTAAAACTGGCCAGCGTCAGCCAGCAACAGATCAAGGCGCGCGATGGTTTCATGCTGGAAAGCCTGTTATTTTTGCCCCCCGATTTTGATCCGAAAAAGAAATACCCGGTGTATCAGCACCTGTATGCAGGCCCGATGGCGCCGCAAGTAATTGACCGCTGGAACAGCAATCTCTGGCATCACTTTTTAGCCCAGCAAGGCTATATTGTCTGGGTATTAGACAACCGCAGCGCCAGCAACAAGGGCGTCGCCAGTGCCTGGCCTATCCACAAAAAACTCGGCCAGCTTGAACTGCAAGATCAGCTAGACGGGCTGGAGTGGTTGCGTCAGCAGGCTTGGGCCGATATGGATCGCATCGCCCTCAATGGCTGGAGCTATGGCGGGTACTTCACCTCGTATGCGATGACGCACAGCAAGGCATGGAAAATCGGCCTGGTAGGAGCGCCGGTCACCGATTTCCGCCTGTATGACAGCATCTACACGGAGCGCTATATGGGTCTGCCAAAAGACAATGCCAAAGGCTATGACCAGGGCAGCGTATTGAAAGCGGCCAAAGACCTAAGCGGCAAGATACTGATCATGCACGGCACCATGGATGACAATGTGCATCCGCAAAATTCCATCATGCTGATCGACGAATTGATCAAGGCCGGCAAAGACTACAGTTTGCAACTGTATCCGGGCAATGATCACGGCGTACGCGGTGACTGGCAGACCTGGTCACTGCAAAAAGCCAAATGGGAGTTTTTGAAAAATAATTTGTAA
- a CDS encoding alpha/beta fold hydrolase translates to MNKIPAFLRYFAYGLLGLITVGALLFWYFIYSPEPEAPQLSGTLTKATIEVGGLTRTYRSYVPKGLPKGAPLLFVMHGSGQNGAQIRIETGYEFERLADRHGFAVVYPNARSFDWNDCSKVGDFSFKGREVDDVGFLSALAGRLSEELELDRKRVFATGVSSGGLMSLRLALEAPDKFRAVAAVSANLPAAENFKCKPSGQASSVMLMNGTKDPLVPYAGGESSLFGLFFKAGMLRSSRESADYFAGQNKISLTPAMTLSINGDAQVGRALWRNDSKLEVELVTIHGGGHGLPQAYWRRPRLLGPSPMAPNGAAIIWDFFAGQRP, encoded by the coding sequence ATGAATAAAATTCCGGCGTTCTTGCGTTACTTTGCTTACGGCTTACTCGGGCTCATTACCGTGGGCGCGCTGCTGTTCTGGTATTTCATCTATTCACCTGAGCCCGAAGCGCCGCAGCTGTCGGGTACCTTGACTAAGGCGACGATCGAAGTGGGCGGGTTAACGCGCACTTACCGTAGCTATGTACCAAAAGGATTGCCAAAAGGCGCGCCGCTGCTGTTCGTCATGCATGGCTCAGGCCAAAACGGTGCGCAGATCCGTATCGAGACCGGCTATGAATTTGAGCGACTGGCCGACCGACATGGCTTTGCCGTGGTCTATCCGAATGCACGTAGCTTCGATTGGAACGACTGCAGTAAAGTCGGTGACTTTAGTTTTAAAGGGCGTGAGGTCGACGATGTAGGGTTCTTAAGCGCACTGGCCGGGCGATTATCGGAAGAGCTTGAGCTCGACCGTAAACGTGTGTTTGCGACAGGAGTTTCTTCTGGCGGCTTGATGTCGTTACGCCTGGCGCTGGAAGCGCCAGATAAATTTCGTGCGGTGGCGGCAGTATCGGCAAATTTGCCAGCGGCAGAAAATTTCAAATGCAAGCCCTCCGGGCAAGCTAGTTCCGTTATGCTCATGAACGGCACCAAGGACCCTCTGGTGCCATACGCAGGGGGCGAGTCTAGCCTGTTTGGCTTGTTCTTCAAGGCCGGCATGCTCAGGTCATCACGCGAATCGGCCGACTATTTTGCCGGGCAAAATAAAATCTCGCTCACGCCTGCTATGACCTTGTCAATCAACGGCGACGCCCAGGTTGGGCGTGCACTGTGGCGCAACGACAGCAAACTGGAAGTGGAACTGGTGACCATACACGGCGGCGGTCATGGTCTGCCGCAAGCTTACTGGCGTCGCCCTAGGCTATTGGGCCCGTCACCGATGGCGCCAAATGGGGCGGCAATAATCTGGGATTTTTTCGCCGGCCAACGGCCATGA
- a CDS encoding GNAT family N-acetyltransferase, giving the protein MIKDVIFPTDAEALNSLIREYVAWLNIDLSYQDFEGEMGEIESLFTLPNGLYTLAIINSKVAGGVGFKHMDAETAEVKRLYVRPEYQGCALGRALMTNLLKKINWSWLQKSGSRRSTSNRACQVTL; this is encoded by the coding sequence ATGATCAAGGACGTCATATTCCCCACTGATGCTGAAGCTTTGAATTCACTTATTCGTGAATATGTCGCTTGGCTGAATATAGATCTTTCGTACCAAGATTTCGAAGGTGAAATGGGGGAAATTGAATCTCTATTTACACTTCCCAATGGGCTATATACATTAGCCATAATCAATTCAAAAGTTGCAGGTGGTGTGGGGTTCAAACACATGGATGCTGAAACCGCAGAAGTAAAACGGCTATATGTTCGCCCTGAGTATCAAGGCTGCGCTTTGGGTAGAGCCTTAATGACTAACTTACTAAAAAAAATTAACTGGTCTTGGTTACAAAAAAGTGGTTCTAGACGCAGTACCTCCAACCGTGCATGCCAAGTTACTTTATGA
- a CDS encoding outer membrane lipoprotein-sorting protein, whose product MKNLFLGCTVFSLILSMGFTSQRAMAAPPDAQSILAASDAVRNPDFPFGLTTTLIEYRNGKQTDSSTLAVYSKADSKSGQFRNLIRFVAPARDANKLMLKNGNDLWFYDPANKASIRISPQQRLLGQAANGDVITVNLARDYQATLAAEEDIQDGERQTRHCYKLALAAITPDVTYHHIELWIDSSNNHPIKARYYTESARLLKTAYFRHYQKQLGQARPTETVIIDGLDPQWVTVLRLSDYVKREVPEAWLQRDYLSRFKPD is encoded by the coding sequence ATGAAAAATTTATTCTTAGGCTGTACCGTGTTCAGTCTGATATTAAGCATGGGCTTCACGTCACAGCGGGCCATGGCCGCGCCCCCGGATGCGCAAAGCATACTGGCAGCCAGCGATGCGGTGCGCAATCCCGATTTCCCTTTCGGGCTGACGACTACCCTGATCGAATACCGTAACGGCAAACAAACCGACAGCAGCACCTTGGCTGTGTATTCCAAGGCCGATAGCAAGAGCGGCCAATTTCGCAACCTGATACGCTTCGTGGCACCGGCGCGTGATGCGAATAAGCTGATGCTCAAGAACGGCAATGACTTGTGGTTTTACGATCCGGCCAACAAAGCCAGTATACGGATCTCGCCGCAACAACGGTTATTGGGGCAAGCGGCCAATGGCGATGTCATCACCGTCAATCTGGCCAGGGATTATCAGGCCACACTGGCTGCCGAAGAGGATATCCAGGATGGCGAGCGCCAGACCCGCCATTGCTACAAACTGGCACTGGCAGCCATCACGCCCGACGTCACTTATCACCATATCGAGCTTTGGATAGACAGCAGCAATAATCATCCTATCAAGGCACGTTATTACACAGAAAGCGCGCGGCTCCTGAAGACCGCGTATTTCCGCCATTATCAAAAACAGCTAGGACAAGCACGCCCCACGGAAACCGTGATCATCGATGGCCTTGATCCGCAATGGGTGACCGTGCTGCGCCTGTCCGACTATGTCAAACGCGAGGTGCCGGAAGCCTGGTTGCAACGCGATTACCTGTCACGTTTCAAACCCGATTAA